One Phalacrocorax aristotelis chromosome Z, bGulAri2.1, whole genome shotgun sequence DNA window includes the following coding sequences:
- the ARRDC3 gene encoding arrestin domain-containing protein 3: protein MVLGKVKSLTISFDCLNDSNVPVYSSGDTVSGRVNLEVTGEIRVKSLKIHARGHAKVRWTESRNAGSNTAYTQNYTEEVEYFNHKDILIGHERDDDNSEEGLHTIHSGRHEYAFSFELPQTPLATSFEGRHGSVRYWVKAELHRPWFLPVKLKKEFTVFEHIDINTPSLLSPQAGTKEKTLCCWFCTSGPISLSAKIARKGYTPGESIQIFAEIENCSSRVVVPKAAIYQTQAFYAKGKMKEVKQLVANLRGESLSSGKTETWNGKQLKIPPVSPSILDCSIIRVEYSLMVYVDIPGAMDLFLNLPLVIGTIPLHPFGSRTSSVSSQCSMHMNWLGLTLPERPEAPPSYAEVVTEEQRQSSLAPIGACDDFERALPGPLFAYIQEFRFLPPPLYSEIDPNPDQATDDRPSCPSR from the exons atggtgctggggaaggtgaaGAGTTTGACAATAAGCTTCGACTGTCTGAATGACAGCAATGTCCCCGTCTATTCCAGCGGGGACACAGTCTCAGGAAGGGTCAATTTAGAAGTAACCGGGGAAATTAGAGTGAAATCTCTTAAAATCCACGCTAGGGGACACGCGAAAGTGCGCTGGACTGAATCGAGAAACGCTGGATCCAACACTGCCTACACACAGAACTACACTGAAGAAGTCGAGTATTTCAACCATAAGGACATCCTGATCGGCCACGAGAGAG ATGATGACAATTCAGAAGAAGGCCTCCACACCATCCATTCGGGAAGGCACGAATATGCATTCAGCTTTGAGCTTCCACAGAC accacttgctACCTCATTCGAAGGCAGACATGGCAGTGTGCGCTATTGGGTGAAAGCCGAATTGCATAGGCCTTGGTTTCTACCAGTAAAATTAAAGAAGGAATTTACAGTCTTTGAACATATAGATATCAACACTCCTTCATTACTG TCACCCCAAGCAGGCACAAAAGAAAAGACTctctgttgttggttttgtacCTCAGGCCCAATATCCTTAAGTGCCAAAATTGCAAGGAAGGGCTACACCCCAG gtGAATCAATTCAGATCTTTGCTGAGATTGAGAACTGCTCTTCCCGTGTGGTGGTGCCAAAGGCAGCCATTTACCAAACACAGGCATTTTATGCCaaagggaaaatgaaggaagTCAAACAGCTTGTTGCCAACCTGCGTGGGGAATCCTTGTCATCTGGCAAAACAGAAACCTGGAATGGCAAACAGTTAAAAATTCCACCTGTTTCCCCTTCCATCCTCGACTGTAGTATAATCCGTGTGGAGTATTCACTGATG GTATATGTGGATATTCCAGGCGCCATGGATTTATTCCTTAACTTACCACTGGTCATTGGTACCATTCCTCTACACCCATTTGGTAGCAGAACATCAAGTGTGAGCAGCCAGTGTAGCATGCACATGAATTGGCTTGGACTGACGCTGCCTGAAAGACCAGAAG CACCTCCTAGCTATGCAGAAGTGGTCACGGAGGAGCAAAGACAGTCCAGCCTTGCACCCATAGGTGCCTGTGATGATTTCGAGAGAGCGCTTCCAGGACCATTGTTCGCATACATCCAGGAGTTCCGTTTTCTGCCTCCACCCCTCTATTCAGAA ATCGATCCAAACCCGGATCAGGCCACAGATGACAGACCATCTTGCCCCTCTCGTTGA
- the LOC142050403 gene encoding uncharacterized protein LOC142050403, whose protein sequence is MATQKAVKAQDYVSSPAKGIDKLYDLLEEHQSRPSPQGQDWAKKHWFQLQTVVDRIRVLQKEARVRPGKGKAVICAVLGASLAAAVEDRKQRLCQGNVTIDTLQMVIKSLQEELEENKLLLQEQRNQNAILKEELRDQLLREADTLAEVEVKLSEKGIQQVYPQRDLQKARETVERLPHMYPLVKTEYLHEDNNDDRPQVLTKVPFTAAELEKLKKDFARTPKESETEYVWRVSLSGGDGIFLSEKEAEGYWGPDVILTTGNRRAPWSLTQRVAYWAGGLNPLERGEPLVITGTVDQLVENVQKAACLQMMYDRELKPNQSSPMMTPVDPERMTPLIQGLPDSLKPIGVQLQGKIQNTSEGERTAATLEGIITPDRGRSGREVWTWGEVAQELINFGRKYGPVGGTFKKTKTRVVRSAEQVNSQLLSIGKGQDLRPLCNNHPGRERPLSRQGLWHLGLQKGIPRDLMDGLPTQKLEKLVQKWSGKKATLGLVPTAPPLIDLEGELTRKKAGN, encoded by the coding sequence ATGGCCACTCAGAAGGCAGTTAAGGCTCAGGATTATGTCTCCTCACCAGCCAAAGGGATAGATAAACTATATGATCTTTTGGAGGAGCACCAATCTCGCCCCTCACCTCAGGGACAAGATTGGGCGAAAAAACATTGGTTTCAACTGCAGACTGTAGTAGACAGGATAAGGGTACTGCAGAAGGAAGCTAGGGTTAGAccggggaaaggaaaagctgtaatttgTGCAGTACTTGGAGCGAGTCTGGCAGCAGCGGTGGAAGATAGGAAGCAGAGGCTTTGCCAAGGCAATGTCACAATAGACACACTGCAGATGGTCATAAAGTCACTGCAGGAAGAATTGGAGGAAAACAAGCTATTATTGCAGGAGCAGAGAAATCAAAATGCCATACTGAAGGAAGAATTGAGGGATCAACTTTTGAGGGAAGCAGATACACTGGCGGAGGTAGAGGTGAAACTTTCAGAGAAAGGGATACAGCAAGTTTACCCTCAGAGAGACTTGCAGAAGGCAAGGGAAACTGTAGAAAGGCTCCCTCACATGTATCCACTGGTTAAGACAGAGTACTTGCATGAGGACAATAACGATGACCGTCCTCAAGTTCTCACCAAAGTCCCATTTACAGCAGCTGAActagaaaaattgaaaaaagaCTTTGCAAGAACTCCGAAGGAATCAGAGACAGAATATGTGTGGAGAGTGTCCCTGTCAGGGGGGGATGGAATTTTTTTGTcggagaaagaagcagaaggataTTGGGGTCCAGATGTGATCTTAACTACAGGCAATCGCCGAGCCCCATGGTCATTAACCCAGCGGGTTGCGTATTGGGCCGGGGGGCTGAACCCTTTGGAGAGGGGAGAACCCCTTGTCATAACAGGTACGGTGGATCAATTAGTGGAAAATGTGCAGAAAGCGGCCTGTCTCCAAATGATGTATGATCGGGAGCTCAAGCCCAACCAGAGTTCCCCGATGATGACGCCTGTAGACCCAGAGAGGATGACTCCCCTGATCCAGGGACTCCCTGACTCCCTGAAACCCATTGGGGTCCAGTTACAGgggaaaattcaaaatacttcCGAAGGAGAAAGAACTGCGGCCACTCTGGAAGGGATAATAACCCCTGATCGTGGGCGGTCGGGAAGGGAAGTGTGGACATGGGGGGAGGTAGCgcaggaattaattaattttgggagaaaatatgGCCCTGTTGGTGGAAcattcaaaaaaaccaaaacaagggTTGTACGGTCTGCAGAGCAAGTTAACAGTCAGCTGCTGTCAATTGGGAAGGGCCAGGATTTGAGGCCACTCTGCAACAATCATCCCGGGAGAGAGAGACCCCTAAGTCGACAGGGGTTATGGCATCTAGGGCTTCAGAAGGGCATTCCTCGAGACCTGATGGATGGACTCCCAACCCAAAAATTGGAAAAACTTGTACAGAAATGGTCAGGGAAGAAGGCCACTCTGGGATTAGTTCCCACTGCTCCACCCCTGATAGATCTTGAGGGGGAGCTCACTAGGAAGAAGGCGGGAAACTAG